A stretch of Lathyrus oleraceus cultivar Zhongwan6 chromosome 6, CAAS_Psat_ZW6_1.0, whole genome shotgun sequence DNA encodes these proteins:
- the LOC127095779 gene encoding pentatricopeptide repeat-containing protein At2g32630 — protein MCSQKTLLRIFNKGASLPSNSTNMNQHELARKITHVLINSTNSNYFKLSNTQLRSILSCITPHVTYRVLSDPILQPHSYLPFFHFLKTHHSSISLKPDLKAHLILFSRLLKARKFATMKTILNSLVTDSEFPCPVSGIIDLVDEFEPHFVEKLCDMLFRVCSDNRLFQEAIRVYDYVEGKGLVIEERSCFVLLLALKRCAEVDLCLRFFRRMVESNGIEIRVHSLTLVIDGLCRRGEVEKAKELMDEMVSKSIVKPTVFTYNTLLNAYVGRKDQKGVDEILRLMEKEHIVFSVATYSILIQWYSSSADIGEAEKIFEEMRERNLEIDVYVYSSMISWNCRLGNMKRAFALFDEMTQRDIAPNAHTYGALIGGVCKAGQMEAAEILLEEMQSKGIDLNIIIFNTMIDGYCKRGMMDEALRLQAIMERKGFKADVFTFNILANGLCKLHRYDEAKCTLNSMVEKGVEPNVVTFTMFIEIFCKEGNLAEAERFFRDMEKRGQVPNIVTYNTLIDAYCKKEKVKQAHSTKSEMINKGLSPDVYTYTSLIHGECIVGRVDEALKIFNEMRLKGITGNVATHTSIISGLSKEGRADEAFKLYDEMMKMGLIPDDRVFAALVGSLHKPLIHAGLKQNEYEDLKQK, from the coding sequence ATGTGTTCCCAGAAAACCCTTTTGAGAATTTTCAACAAAGGTGCGTCTCTTCCTTCAAATTCAACTAACATGAACCAACATGAACTTGCTCGTAAAATTACTCACGTCCTCATCAATTCAACTAACTCCAACTATTTCAAACTCAGTAACACTCAACTTCGCTCCATACTTTCCTGCATCACCCCCCATGTTACTTACCGTGTTCTTTCCGACCCTATTCTCCAACCTCATTCCTATTTACCCTTTTTCCACTTTCTTAAAACCCATCATTCCAGCATTTCACTCAAACCTGATCTCAAAGCCCATTTGATTCTCTTTTCTAGACTCTTAAAAGCTCGGAAATTCGCCACCATGAAGACTATTTTGAATTCCCTAGTTACAGATTCCGAATTTCCCTGTCCTGTTTCGGGTATTATTGATTTGGttgatgaatttgagcctcattTTGTTGAGAAGCTTTGTGATATGTTGTTTAGGGTTTGTTCTGATAATAGGTTGTTCCAAGAGGCAATTAGAGTTTATGATTATGTCGAAGGAAAGGGGTTGGTGATAGAGGAGAGGTCTTGTTTTGTGCTTTTGCTTGCTTTGAAGAGATGCGCTGAGGTTGACTTATGTCTTAGATTCTTCCGCCGGATGGTTGAGTCTAATGGAATTGAAATTAGGGTTCACTCTTTGACACTTGTGATTGATGGGCTGTGTAGGAGAGGAGAGGTTGAGAAAGCCAAGGAGTTGATGGATGAGATGGTCAGTAAAAGCATTGTGAAACCGACTGTGTTTACTTATAATACATTGTTAAATGCGTATGTTGGAAGAAAGGATCAAAAGGGAGTTGATGAGATACTAAGGTTGATGGAGAAGGAACATATTGTTTTTAGTGTGGCTACTTATAGTATTTTGATTCAGTGGTATTCCAGTTCTGCTGATATTGGGGAGGCTGAGAAGATATTCGAGGAAATGCGTGAAAGAAATCTAGAAATTGATGTTTATGTCTATTCGTCGATGATAAGTTGGAATTGTAGATTAGGAAATATGAAAAGGGCCTTTGCGTTGTTTGATGAGATGACTCAGAGAGACATTGCTCCTAATGCACATACTTACGGCGCCTTGATTGGTGGTGTGTGCAAGGCAGGTCAAATGGAAGCTGCGGAAATCTTATTGGAAGAGATGCAGAGTAAGGGAATTGACCTAAATATAATAATATTTAACACGATGATAGATGGCTACTGCAAAAGAGGAATGATGGATGAAGCTTTGAGGCTGCAAGCCATCATGGAAAGGAAAGGATTCAAAGCAGATGTGTTTACATTCAACATTCTTGCAAATGGGCTCTGTAAATTGCATAGGTATGACGAAGCCAAGTGTACTTTAAATTCAATGGTAGAGAAAGGAGTGGAACCAAATGTTGTGACTTTCACTATGTTTATCGAGATATTTTGCAAGGAAGGAAACCTTGCTGAAGCCGAGAGGTTCTTTAGGGATATGGAGAAAAGGGGACAAGTGCCTAATATTGTTACATATAACACTCTTATTGATGCGTATTGCAAGAAAGAAAAAGTGAAGCAAGCACATTCGACAAAATCTGAAATGATAAACAAGGGGTTATCGCCAGATGTATATACATACACATCGCTAATACACGGGGAATGTATTGTTGGCAGGGTAGACGAGGCGCTTAAAATTTTCAATGAAATGAGGTTAAAGGGGATAACTGGAAATGTTGCAACGCATACATCAATTATTTCAGGATTATCCAAGGAGGGGAGAGCAGATGAAGCATTTAAGTTGTATGATGAGATGATGAAAATGGGCCTAATACCTGATGATAGAGTTTTCGCCGCACTTGTTGGTAGTCTTCACAAACCTCTCATTCATGCTGGTCTAAAACAAAATGAATATGAGGATCTGAAGCAGAAGTAG